Proteins encoded by one window of Rubidibacter lacunae KORDI 51-2:
- a CDS encoding P-II family nitrogen regulator has translation MKKVEAIIRPFKLDEVKIALVNAGVVGMTISEVRGFGRQKGQTERYRGSEYTVEFLQKLKVEVVVEDDQVQIVVDKIVGAARTGEIGDGKIFIYPVDEIVRIRTGEKNLEAV, from the coding sequence TTGAAAAAGGTAGAAGCTATTATCCGTCCGTTCAAGCTCGACGAAGTTAAAATTGCCCTTGTCAATGCTGGTGTAGTTGGCATGACCATTTCCGAAGTGCGCGGCTTCGGTCGCCAGAAAGGGCAAACCGAGCGCTATCGCGGCTCCGAGTACACGGTCGAATTTTTGCAGAAGCTCAAAGTCGAGGTCGTTGTTGAAGACGATCAAGTCCAAATCGTTGTCGATAAGATCGTGGGTGCTGCGCGTACCGGCGAAATCGGCGACGGCAAAATCTTCATCTATCCAGTCGACGAAATCGTCCGGATTCGCACGGGCGAGAAAAACCTCGAGGCCGTCTAA